In Zingiber officinale cultivar Zhangliang chromosome 3B, Zo_v1.1, whole genome shotgun sequence, a single window of DNA contains:
- the LOC121968390 gene encoding uncharacterized protein LOC121968390 has product MRCFLPHRHQIHFTRRRRRTSAAMESNKGGLKGFWKRRGYNRVDGGGASRRRRLAIAVLGGGREGDSNRSSCRRRRFWRIKISPRLVLLRLRRAASPRRILARIRDAYVQMMFALSRAVPAGVSYGGDAWGMGFGVPMVKEYDEKVLVEFYKSLIASSAPTAATALAIHR; this is encoded by the coding sequence ATGCGCTGCTTCCTCCCTCACCGCCACCAGATCCACTTCACCAGGCGGAGGCGGAGGACTAGCGCGGCCATGGAGTCCAACAAGGGCGGACTCAAGGGATTCTGGAAGCGGCGCGGCTACAACCGGGTCGACGGAGGCGGTGCTTCCCGCCGCCGTCGCCTCGCCATCGCGGTGCTCGGCGGAGGGAGAGAAGGAGACTCCAATCGTAGcagctgccgccgccgccgcttctGGCGGATCAAGATCTCCCCTCGTCTCGTCTTGCTGCGCCTCCGCCGGGCGGCCTCCCCCCGCCGCATCCTCGCGCGGATCCGCGACGCCTACGTGCAGATGATGTTCGCGCTCTCGCGCGCAGTCCCCGCCGGCGTCTCCTACGGCGGGGATGCGTGGGGGATGGGCTTCGGGGTACCGATGGTGAAGGAGTACGATGAGAAGGTGCTCGTCGAGTTCTACAAGTCGCTCATCGCCAGCTCGGCGCCCACCGCCGCTACTGCCCTCGCGATCCACCGGTAG